The following proteins come from a genomic window of Mariniflexile sp. TRM1-10:
- the ttcA gene encoding tRNA 2-thiocytidine(32) synthetase TtcA: protein MLLNNIFACMEHIEQITKKLHRATGEALEQFSMIEDGDRMMVCLSGGKDSYTLLHMMLYFQKVAPVSFEIIAVNLDQKQPGFPVEVLPNYLSKLGVEYKIIEKNTYKVVMEKTPEGKTTCSLCSRLRRGTLYEAAKNLKCNKLALGHHRNDIIETFFLNFFFAGKLETMPPKFKNDAGDLIILRPLAFCKENDIEMYSQHMNFPIIPCNLCGSQENLQRKKVKQMIADWETEFPDRSAVMMNALQNVSPSHLLDRKIYDFSLLQDVTSKDSIVSY from the coding sequence ATGCTATTAAATAATATTTTTGCATGTATGGAGCATATTGAACAGATTACAAAAAAATTGCATCGTGCCACTGGCGAGGCCTTAGAACAATTTTCAATGATAGAGGATGGCGATCGCATGATGGTTTGCCTATCTGGAGGAAAAGACAGCTATACGTTGCTTCACATGATGCTATACTTCCAAAAAGTGGCTCCAGTCTCTTTTGAAATTATTGCTGTCAACCTAGATCAAAAACAACCTGGTTTTCCTGTTGAAGTGTTACCTAACTATTTAAGTAAATTAGGTGTTGAATATAAAATCATAGAGAAAAACACCTATAAGGTTGTTATGGAAAAAACGCCAGAAGGTAAAACAACCTGTAGCCTTTGTTCCAGATTAAGACGTGGAACATTATACGAAGCCGCCAAAAATCTAAAATGCAACAAACTTGCTCTTGGCCATCATAGGAACGATATTATAGAAACTTTTTTCTTGAACTTCTTTTTTGCTGGAAAATTAGAAACCATGCCTCCTAAGTTTAAAAACGATGCGGGAGATTTAATTATATTAAGGCCGCTTGCCTTCTGTAAAGAGAATGATATAGAAATGTATTCGCAACACATGAATTTCCCTATAATACCGTGCAATTTATGCGGTTCTCAAGAAAATTTACAACGAAAAAAAGTAAAACAAATGATAGCCGATTGGGAAACTGAATTTCCCGACAGAAGCGCTGTTATGATGAATGCACTACAGAACGTATCGCCTTCTCACTTATTAGACCGTAAGATATATGACTTTTCATTGCTTCAAGATGTGACTTCTAAAGACTCGATCGTTTCGTATTAA
- the ygiD gene encoding 4,5-DOPA-extradiol-dioxygenase produces the protein MNLRDLNKITSTLGTTEKMPVLFLGHGSPMNAIEENEFVASFRQLGKELIKPHAILCVSAHWETQGTFVTAMQNPPTIHDFGGFPQALFDVQYPAPGSPELAKETKHIITKTEVELDDKWGLDHGAWSVIKHLYPNADIPVIQMSIDYSKPPQYHYELAKELASLRQKGVLIIGSGNMVHNLRLVAWNKLNDAFAFDWATEANEKMKQYILEDNHKNLIHFKNEGKAFDLAIPTPEHYLPLIYTLALKEKNETVSIFNDKPVGGSLTMTSIKINCD, from the coding sequence ATGAATTTAAGAGACCTAAACAAAATAACTTCAACCTTAGGCACTACCGAAAAAATGCCGGTATTGTTTTTAGGTCATGGTAGTCCTATGAATGCTATTGAAGAAAATGAATTTGTAGCTTCCTTTAGGCAATTGGGTAAAGAACTCATAAAACCCCATGCCATACTTTGTGTATCGGCACATTGGGAAACCCAAGGCACTTTTGTAACGGCTATGCAAAACCCACCTACCATTCATGATTTTGGAGGGTTTCCACAAGCCTTGTTCGATGTGCAGTATCCAGCACCTGGAAGTCCCGAATTAGCCAAAGAAACCAAGCACATCATTACTAAAACCGAAGTGGAGCTAGATGATAAATGGGGATTAGACCATGGTGCTTGGAGCGTTATTAAGCATCTGTACCCCAATGCCGATATTCCTGTCATTCAAATGAGCATTGATTATTCTAAACCACCACAATACCATTATGAACTGGCTAAAGAGCTGGCAAGTTTAAGACAAAAAGGTGTACTCATTATTGGTAGTGGTAACATGGTACATAATTTAAGGCTTGTGGCTTGGAACAAACTAAACGATGCTTTTGCCTTCGATTGGGCAACCGAGGCTAATGAAAAAATGAAGCAATATATTTTAGAAGATAATCACAAAAATCTAATTCATTTTAAGAATGAAGGAAAAGCATTTGATTTGGCCATACCAACACCAGAGCATTATTTACCGCTCATTTACACCTTGGCTTTAAAAGAAAAAAACGAAACGGTTTCTATATTTAATGATAAACCCGTTGGTGGTTCGCTTACAATGACTTCAATAAAAATTAATTGTGATTAA
- a CDS encoding PsbP-related protein produces the protein MKNLIYSIFGILMLGLFTHCSSTGKPDNFDYGNVNTNIYSNSYFDCSMKLPDNWVIQSKEQTERIADVGKNLVAGEDKKLKAIMKASDINSANLLAVFQYELGSAVEYNPNIMIVAENIMNAPGIKNGSDYLFQSRRLLKQSQFQYDYLSEEFEKESINGSDFYKMYAHMYYMGLEIKQIYYSTISKGFSFNVIVSYINDDQKKTLLESINSMTFKK, from the coding sequence ATGAAAAACTTAATTTATTCAATTTTTGGTATCCTCATGTTAGGATTATTTACACATTGTTCATCGACTGGAAAACCTGATAATTTCGATTATGGGAACGTTAATACTAATATTTATTCTAATAGTTATTTTGATTGTTCCATGAAACTTCCCGATAATTGGGTGATTCAATCAAAAGAACAGACAGAGCGGATAGCTGATGTGGGCAAAAATTTAGTAGCTGGCGAGGATAAAAAGCTTAAAGCAATTATGAAAGCCTCTGACATAAATTCAGCAAATTTATTAGCCGTTTTCCAATATGAATTAGGCTCTGCTGTTGAATATAATCCAAATATTATGATTGTTGCTGAAAACATTATGAATGCTCCTGGGATAAAAAATGGTAGTGACTATTTATTTCAGTCAAGACGATTGCTTAAACAAAGTCAGTTTCAATATGACTATTTATCGGAAGAGTTTGAAAAAGAATCGATTAATGGAAGTGATTTTTATAAGATGTATGCTCATATGTATTACATGGGATTAGAAATTAAACAGATTTATTATTCAACTATTAGTAAGGGATTTAGCTTTAATGTGATAGTGTCATATATAAATGATGACCAAAAGAAAACACTTTTAGAATCAATAAATTCAATGACATTCAAAAAATAA
- a CDS encoding winged helix-turn-helix transcriptional regulator yields the protein MSVENIKKYSDVDDCPVRNVLDRIGDKWSMLVLLILNDNEVLRFNEIDKYIDTISQKMLSVTLKGLEADGLVKRTIYPQIPPRVEYQLTERGKSLIPHLHNLVIWAKDNIGDIKQSRVAYSS from the coding sequence ATGAGTGTAGAAAATATAAAAAAATATTCAGATGTAGATGATTGTCCTGTTAGAAATGTGTTGGATAGAATAGGAGATAAGTGGTCGATGCTTGTTTTGTTAATTTTGAATGACAATGAAGTGCTTCGATTTAATGAAATTGATAAATATATTGATACGATTTCTCAAAAAATGCTTTCGGTAACTTTAAAAGGATTGGAAGCAGATGGTTTAGTTAAGCGTACCATTTATCCACAAATACCACCTAGAGTGGAATACCAATTAACTGAACGGGGAAAAAGTCTTATCCCTCATTTGCACAATCTTGTTATTTGGGCTAAAGATAATATAGGGGATATCAAACAATCGCGGGTAGCGTATTCCAGTTAA
- a CDS encoding SDR family oxidoreductase — MNKILITGATGNLGSDVAKRLKDKIGTNSIAVLVRNGHSEKAKQYHTDGFEVRVGDYDDYETLTNAFAGIETLYFVSGSDLDKRFQQHKNVVQAAKQAGVKHILYTSTVRKDESEKAPLHLVVNAHKQTELWIQESGLAYTILRHNLYSEVVYMFIGDKTLLQKSKIVYLPARNGKTAFVAREDFAEAEAIILSEPEKHKNKIYEFNASATVSFYDIARLLSETLGEDIQYISPSVTDFEATLKSMGLPDAIISLTTMFSLGIANGEFDKTENDLETILGRKTKTMAAYIKDVYQ; from the coding sequence ATGAATAAAATATTAATTACAGGCGCAACAGGCAATTTAGGAAGTGACGTTGCCAAACGGTTAAAAGACAAAATAGGCACTAATTCCATAGCTGTTTTGGTTAGAAACGGGCATTCTGAAAAAGCCAAACAATATCATACCGATGGTTTTGAAGTGCGTGTTGGAGATTATGATGACTATGAAACTTTAACAAATGCCTTTGCAGGCATTGAAACGCTATATTTTGTTTCCGGGAGTGACCTTGATAAACGGTTCCAACAACATAAAAACGTTGTACAGGCAGCTAAACAAGCAGGCGTAAAACATATTCTTTACACCAGTACCGTTAGAAAGGATGAATCAGAAAAAGCACCGCTTCATTTAGTCGTTAATGCGCACAAACAAACGGAACTATGGATTCAGGAATCTGGTTTAGCCTATACTATATTAAGACACAATTTATACAGTGAAGTTGTTTATATGTTCATAGGTGACAAAACCCTACTACAGAAATCCAAAATAGTATATCTACCTGCCCGTAATGGTAAAACTGCTTTTGTGGCAAGAGAAGATTTTGCTGAAGCAGAAGCCATTATTTTGAGCGAACCTGAAAAACATAAGAACAAAATATATGAGTTTAATGCCAGCGCTACAGTCTCTTTTTATGATATTGCAAGATTACTGTCTGAAACTTTAGGAGAAGACATACAATATATTTCGCCATCAGTAACTGATTTTGAGGCCACATTAAAATCTATGGGATTACCCGACGCTATTATTAGTTTAACAACCATGTTTAGCTTAGGTATCGCTAATGGTGAATTTGATAAAACCGAAAATGATTTAGAAACAATATTAGGCAGAAAAACAAAAACCATGGCAGCTTATATTAAAGATGTTTACCAATAA
- the secA gene encoding preprotein translocase subunit SecA, whose product MSFLNSVLKVFVGDKSKQDVKSIMPIVSKIKTFEAAIEGLSHDELRAKTAQFKATIAQAIQPINDQIAKLLEEAENTEDIDRREDIYLDIDKLKDDAYKTTEDVLDAILPEAFAVVKETAKRFTNNTTITVTASTFDRELSGAKDYVTLDNDKAIWSNSWDAAGKAITWDMVHYDVQLIGGIAMHQGKIAEMQTGEGKTLVATLPMYLNALAGKGVHLVTVNDYLAKRDSAWMAPIFQFHGLTVDCIDYYQPNSDARKKAYNADITYGTNNEFGFDYLRDNMAHSPNDLVQRPHHYAIVDEVDSVLVDDARTPLIISGPIPQGERHEFNELKPKIDDIVAVQRKYLTGVLAEAKKLITSGDTKEGGFQLLRVYRGMPKNKALIKFLSEEGVKQLLQKTENFYMQDNNREMPKVDAELYYVIEEKNNQIELTDKGVEYISGKDDPNFFIMPEIGIEIAKIENQNLPLAEEAKLKEELYKDFGIKSERIHTLSQLLKAYALFEKDIQYVVIDNKVMIVDEQTGRIMDGRRYSDGLHQAIEAKENVKIEDATQTFATVTLQNYFRMYRKLSGMTGTAVTEAGEFWEIYKLDVVEIPTNRPIARNDQEDLVYKTKREKYNAVIDEVTKLSQAGRPVLIGTTSVEISELLGKMLTIRKIPHNVLNAKLHKKEADIVAEAGQPGQVTIATNMAGRGTDIKLTEAVKKAGGLAIVGTERHDSRRVDRQLRGRAGRQGDPGSSQFYVSLEDNLMRLFGSERIAKMMDRMGLKEGEVIQHSMISKSIERAQKKVEENNFGVRKRLLEYDDVMNAQREVVYKRRHHALFGERLRVDLANMLFDTAEGIAETNKAANDFKNFEFELIRYFSMSSPISEAEFGKLSAQEITSKIYRTAFDHYREKMTRNADLAFPVIKNVYETQRDKFKRIVVPFTDGIKTLNVVTDLEKAYQTHGKQLITDFEKNITLAIIDDAWKTHLRKMDELKQSVQLAVHEQKDPLLIYKFEAFELFKSMIDEVNKDVISFLFKGELPQETQNTIHEARERKQEKLNVQKDEIPNLDERSAQNRAAGNTQRQQHVVETIVRDKPKIGRNDQVTIKQVITGENKTLKYKQAEPLLAKGDWVLVED is encoded by the coding sequence ATGAGTTTTTTAAATTCTGTACTTAAAGTATTTGTTGGCGACAAATCGAAACAAGATGTAAAGTCCATTATGCCTATTGTAAGCAAAATCAAGACTTTTGAAGCTGCTATAGAAGGATTGTCACACGATGAACTAAGGGCTAAAACAGCACAATTTAAGGCGACTATTGCACAAGCGATACAGCCTATAAACGACCAAATTGCAAAATTACTTGAAGAGGCCGAAAACACCGAAGACATTGACAGACGTGAAGATATTTATCTAGACATTGATAAACTAAAAGATGATGCTTACAAAACTACTGAAGATGTTTTAGACGCTATTTTACCAGAAGCTTTTGCCGTAGTTAAGGAAACTGCAAAACGTTTTACAAACAACACCACTATTACAGTAACGGCAAGCACTTTTGATAGAGAATTATCAGGTGCAAAAGATTACGTTACTTTAGATAATGATAAAGCTATTTGGTCCAACTCTTGGGATGCTGCAGGAAAAGCCATTACTTGGGATATGGTACACTACGATGTACAACTTATTGGAGGTATAGCCATGCACCAAGGTAAAATTGCCGAAATGCAAACGGGTGAAGGTAAAACCTTGGTAGCGACGCTTCCTATGTATTTAAATGCGCTTGCTGGAAAAGGGGTGCATTTGGTAACCGTAAACGACTATTTAGCAAAACGTGATAGCGCGTGGATGGCGCCTATTTTTCAGTTTCATGGATTGACTGTAGATTGTATCGATTACTACCAACCAAATTCCGATGCCCGTAAAAAAGCTTATAATGCCGATATTACCTATGGTACCAACAACGAGTTTGGCTTCGATTACTTACGTGATAATATGGCACACTCACCAAACGATTTGGTACAACGCCCACACCATTACGCGATTGTCGATGAGGTGGATTCTGTATTGGTTGACGATGCCCGTACACCATTAATTATTTCGGGGCCTATTCCGCAAGGTGAACGCCATGAGTTTAATGAGTTAAAACCCAAAATAGATGATATTGTTGCCGTACAACGCAAATATCTAACAGGCGTTTTAGCCGAAGCAAAAAAATTAATCACCTCTGGAGATACTAAAGAAGGCGGCTTTCAATTACTGCGTGTTTACCGTGGGATGCCTAAAAACAAAGCGCTTATTAAGTTTTTAAGTGAAGAAGGTGTTAAACAACTACTTCAAAAAACCGAAAACTTTTATATGCAGGACAACAACCGCGAAATGCCAAAGGTTGATGCCGAATTATACTATGTCATTGAAGAAAAAAACAATCAAATAGAGCTGACCGATAAAGGTGTTGAATACATTTCTGGAAAAGATGACCCTAACTTTTTCATTATGCCTGAAATAGGTATTGAAATAGCAAAAATTGAAAACCAGAATTTACCTTTAGCCGAAGAAGCTAAATTAAAAGAAGAACTATACAAAGATTTTGGTATAAAATCGGAACGTATTCATACGCTTAGTCAATTGCTTAAAGCCTACGCTTTATTTGAAAAAGATATTCAATACGTGGTCATTGACAACAAAGTGATGATTGTTGATGAACAAACCGGTCGTATTATGGATGGTCGTCGTTATTCTGACGGTTTACACCAAGCGATTGAAGCTAAAGAAAACGTAAAAATTGAAGATGCTACGCAAACCTTTGCTACGGTAACACTTCAAAATTACTTTAGAATGTACCGCAAACTGTCTGGTATGACGGGTACAGCAGTTACAGAAGCTGGCGAATTTTGGGAAATTTACAAATTGGATGTCGTGGAGATTCCAACCAACCGCCCAATTGCCCGTAATGACCAAGAAGATTTGGTTTACAAAACAAAACGCGAAAAATACAACGCCGTTATTGATGAGGTAACAAAACTTTCACAAGCCGGTCGCCCAGTGTTAATTGGTACGACTTCGGTAGAAATAAGTGAGTTACTTGGTAAAATGCTTACCATTCGTAAAATTCCGCATAACGTATTAAATGCGAAACTCCATAAAAAAGAGGCTGATATTGTTGCCGAAGCCGGTCAACCTGGACAAGTAACCATTGCCACCAATATGGCAGGTCGTGGTACCGATATTAAATTGACTGAAGCAGTTAAAAAAGCAGGCGGTTTAGCTATTGTAGGTACCGAGCGTCATGATTCACGTCGTGTGGATCGCCAGTTACGTGGTCGTGCAGGTCGTCAAGGAGATCCAGGAAGTTCGCAGTTCTATGTATCACTAGAAGATAATCTAATGCGTTTATTTGGTAGTGAGCGTATTGCTAAAATGATGGATAGAATGGGATTAAAAGAAGGCGAAGTCATTCAGCATTCCATGATTTCAAAATCTATTGAACGTGCACAGAAAAAAGTAGAAGAAAACAACTTTGGTGTTCGTAAGCGTTTATTAGAATATGATGATGTTATGAACGCACAACGTGAGGTCGTTTACAAGCGTCGCCACCATGCCTTATTTGGCGAGCGCCTGCGTGTAGATTTAGCTAATATGCTTTTCGATACAGCCGAAGGGATTGCTGAAACCAATAAAGCTGCCAACGACTTTAAAAACTTCGAATTTGAATTGATTCGCTATTTTTCAATGAGTTCGCCAATTTCAGAAGCTGAATTCGGAAAACTTTCGGCTCAAGAAATTACCAGTAAAATATACCGTACCGCATTCGATCATTACAGAGAAAAAATGACACGCAATGCAGACCTTGCATTCCCTGTTATTAAAAATGTATATGAAACCCAACGTGATAAATTCAAACGCATAGTCGTTCCTTTTACCGATGGCATAAAAACCTTAAATGTCGTTACCGATCTTGAAAAAGCTTACCAAACCCATGGTAAACAATTAATCACGGATTTTGAGAAAAACATCACACTTGCCATTATTGACGATGCTTGGAAAACCCATTTACGTAAAATGGACGAGCTAAAACAATCGGTGCAATTGGCTGTGCATGAGCAAAAAGACCCATTACTTATTTATAAGTTTGAAGCGTTTGAATTGTTCAAATCCATGATAGATGAAGTGAATAAAGACGTAATTTCATTCTTATTTAAAGGTGAATTACCTCAAGAAACACAAAACACCATTCATGAAGCCAGAGAGCGCAAACAGGAAAAACTGAATGTGCAAAAAGACGAAATACCTAATTTAGATGAACGTTCGGCACAAAATAGAGCTGCGGGCAATACCCAACGCCAACAACATGTCGTTGAAACCATTGTACGTGATAAACCAAAAATTGGACGCAATGACCAAGTAACTATTAAGCAAGTTATTACTGGTGAAAACAAAACCCTTAAATACAAACAAGCCGAGCCTTTATTGGCCAAAGGCGACTGGGTTTTGGTTGAAGATTAA
- a CDS encoding OmpA family protein, with product MKKITFVFMLVVSSFSLQAQSYLGFLTDNYSGVNSVIANPANIVDSRFKTDINLVGISTFGGNDYYGVNIFDAIKKDYDFDLEAKKSPTTDNNAALNVDIMGPSFMFNINERNSIAIFTRARSFVNVNDINGTSIDAIDDDVSDDFNLNEGDFNAFGQAWAEVGITYARVLFNKDEHFLKGGLSLKYLQGGGSGYVYGKNVTVDYDADGSGPDTASLTSTGQLTYGRFDNFDNDNYDYELPDATGFGADLGFVYEWRPNHADYTTTNADGASFTRKDKNKYKLKLGLSITDLGSINYKEALEETFDITNNVSEDDIENEDDLNDILNNLYTQTDSKTGYKTTLPTALHLNADWSFNSKFYVNLNTDFSLVSKNKMNASRISNTVSLTPRFESKWFSFYLPLSVVENNGFQIGTGLRAGPLYVGSGSILSALTSDNSKGADVYAGIKIPIYQGKPKDRDKDGIINKLDKCPKEAGPIENNGCPWGDKDSDGVLDNEDVCPETAGPIENKGCPWGDKDADTVLDNVDGCPEIAGPIENNGCPWKDSDNDGVLDKDDACVDVPGTVANNGCPEEKLEPIVTEEVQKSLNEYAKTILFDSGKSTIKTVSYGVLDEITTILGEYPNAKFSIEGHTDSVGSDVSNLKLSESRASSVMTFLIEKGVASNRLTSTGFGESKPIADNTTNEGRAQNRRVEINLVK from the coding sequence ATGAAAAAAATTACGTTCGTATTCATGTTAGTCGTAAGCTCTTTTAGTTTGCAGGCGCAATCTTATTTAGGGTTTTTAACAGATAACTATAGTGGTGTAAACAGTGTCATTGCAAATCCAGCGAATATTGTTGACTCCCGATTTAAAACCGATATTAATCTTGTTGGGATTAGTACTTTTGGAGGTAACGATTACTATGGTGTTAATATTTTTGATGCGATTAAAAAGGATTATGATTTTGATTTAGAAGCTAAAAAATCGCCAACAACAGATAATAATGCGGCACTGAATGTAGATATTATGGGACCTTCTTTTATGTTTAATATCAATGAAAGAAATTCCATTGCCATTTTTACCAGAGCGCGTTCGTTTGTTAATGTTAATGATATTAATGGTACTTCTATAGATGCTATTGATGATGATGTTTCGGATGATTTTAATTTAAACGAAGGTGATTTTAACGCTTTTGGACAGGCATGGGCGGAAGTTGGAATTACATACGCTAGAGTTCTATTCAATAAAGATGAGCACTTCTTAAAAGGTGGTCTTTCTTTAAAATATTTACAAGGTGGCGGTAGCGGATATGTTTATGGTAAAAATGTTACCGTAGATTATGATGCTGACGGATCAGGTCCAGATACAGCTAGCCTTACATCTACAGGACAATTAACCTATGGACGTTTTGACAATTTTGATAATGATAATTACGATTATGAACTTCCTGATGCTACTGGTTTTGGAGCCGATTTAGGGTTTGTTTATGAATGGAGACCCAACCATGCCGATTATACAACAACAAACGCCGATGGTGCATCATTCACTCGAAAAGACAAAAATAAATATAAATTAAAATTAGGTTTATCTATTACGGATTTAGGTTCTATTAATTATAAAGAGGCTCTTGAGGAAACGTTTGATATTACAAATAACGTAAGTGAAGATGATATTGAAAATGAAGACGATTTGAATGACATTTTGAATAATCTATATACACAAACCGATTCTAAAACAGGTTATAAAACAACATTACCAACAGCACTACATTTAAATGCCGATTGGAGTTTTAATAGCAAGTTTTACGTGAATTTAAACACAGATTTTTCTCTTGTGTCAAAAAATAAAATGAATGCTAGCCGTATTTCAAACACCGTGTCATTAACACCTCGTTTTGAAAGTAAATGGTTTAGTTTTTATCTGCCTTTAAGTGTGGTAGAAAATAATGGATTTCAAATAGGAACAGGTTTAAGGGCAGGACCATTATATGTAGGATCTGGTTCTATACTTTCTGCTTTAACAAGTGATAATAGTAAAGGAGCCGATGTGTATGCGGGAATCAAAATACCTATATATCAAGGAAAACCAAAAGATAGAGATAAGGATGGCATAATAAATAAATTAGATAAATGTCCAAAAGAAGCAGGGCCGATTGAGAACAATGGATGTCCTTGGGGAGATAAAGATTCGGACGGCGTATTGGATAATGAAGATGTTTGTCCAGAAACGGCAGGTCCTATTGAGAATAAAGGATGTCCTTGGGGTGATAAAGATGCAGATACCGTGCTAGACAATGTTGATGGATGTCCAGAAATAGCAGGTCCAATAGAAAATAACGGTTGTCCTTGGAAAGATTCTGATAATGATGGTGTTCTTGATAAGGATGATGCCTGCGTTGATGTACCTGGAACGGTTGCTAATAATGGCTGTCCTGAAGAAAAACTTGAGCCAATCGTAACAGAAGAGGTTCAAAAGTCTTTAAATGAGTACGCAAAAACTATTTTATTTGATTCAGGTAAATCAACTATAAAAACTGTGTCTTATGGTGTTTTAGACGAAATCACTACTATTCTTGGAGAGTACCCTAATGCTAAATTTTCAATAGAAGGTCACACCGATAGCGTAGGTAGCGACGTTTCTAATCTAAAACTATCTGAATCTAGAGCGAGTTCTGTGATGACGTTCTTAATTGAAAAAGGAGTGGCATCAAACAGATTGACATCAACAGGTTTTGGCGAAAGTAAACCAATCGCGGATAATACTACAAATGAAGGTAGAGCTCAAAACAGAAGGGTTGAAATTAATTTAGTGAAGTGA
- a CDS encoding DUF2795 domain-containing protein: protein MYWTLELASYLSDAPWPATKDELIDYAIRTGAPLEVVENLQSIEDEGDAYDSIDEIWSDYPTDEDYLWNEDEY from the coding sequence ATGTATTGGACTTTAGAATTAGCATCGTATTTAAGTGATGCACCTTGGCCAGCAACAAAAGACGAGTTAATAGATTACGCTATTAGAACGGGTGCTCCTTTGGAGGTTGTTGAAAACTTACAGTCTATTGAAGATGAAGGTGATGCCTACGATTCAATTGACGAAATTTGGTCTGATTATCCAACAGATGAAGATTACCTTTGGAATGAAGATGAATATTAA
- a CDS encoding cob(I)yrinic acid a,c-diamide adenosyltransferase, translating to MKIYTKTGDTGTTALFGGTRVPKHHIRIESYGTVDELNSYLGLIRDQEIDVHYKDLLIHIQDRLFTLGAILATDPEKAILKSGKERLNIPKITSSDIEHLEQEMDIMNEALPPMTHFVLPGGHQTVSFCHIARCVCRRAERLTTALNDMEAIDPNTLMYLNRLSDYLFVLARKLTYDLQANEIKWIPEKQ from the coding sequence ATGAAAATCTACACAAAAACAGGCGATACAGGAACCACCGCATTATTTGGTGGTACACGTGTGCCTAAACACCATATAAGAATTGAAAGCTACGGTACGGTTGATGAATTAAACTCCTATTTGGGATTAATTCGTGATCAAGAGATTGATGTGCACTACAAAGATTTACTTATTCATATTCAAGATAGACTGTTTACCCTGGGTGCCATTTTAGCTACCGACCCTGAAAAAGCCATTTTAAAGAGTGGAAAAGAACGCCTAAACATCCCTAAAATAACCAGTAGCGATATTGAGCATTTAGAGCAGGAAATGGATATTATGAATGAAGCATTGCCACCCATGACGCATTTTGTTCTGCCCGGTGGGCACCAAACGGTGTCATTCTGTCATATTGCGCGCTGTGTGTGCCGTAGAGCTGAACGTTTAACTACCGCCCTTAATGACATGGAAGCTATTGACCCCAATACATTAATGTACTTAAACCGCCTTTCTGACTATCTTTTTGTGTTGGCACGGAAGTTGACTTATGACTTGCAAGCAAACGAGATTAAATGGATTCCTGAGAAGCAGTAG
- a CDS encoding peptidoglycan DD-metalloendopeptidase family protein, translating to MSPLYFEDFLVNISRKPLRVLDTSIKNSKYIHLDLSQDHVELQGVDVSSSTKLETYITNYIKKQHALVAFGGYNEIRTIYKRSIYFNAAPTKERNIHIGIDLWCGAETPVYTPLDATVHSFKNNTNYGDYGPTIILKHRINTVEFYTLYGHLSLASIEDLKVNQVFKQGEQIGALGDTVVNGDYPSHLHFQIIRDLQGFNGDYPGVCNITDLDFYLDNCPNPNLLLKL from the coding sequence ATGAGTCCATTATATTTTGAAGATTTCCTTGTGAACATAAGTAGAAAACCACTTCGTGTTTTAGATACTTCCATTAAAAACTCAAAATATATTCATTTAGATTTATCGCAAGACCATGTGGAACTTCAAGGTGTCGATGTATCTTCATCAACCAAATTAGAAACTTATATTACCAATTACATCAAAAAACAGCATGCATTGGTTGCCTTTGGAGGTTATAACGAAATACGGACTATTTATAAACGCAGTATATATTTTAATGCAGCACCTACTAAAGAACGTAATATCCATATTGGCATCGATTTGTGGTGTGGGGCTGAAACTCCTGTCTATACACCACTTGATGCCACGGTGCATAGTTTTAAAAATAACACAAATTATGGTGATTACGGACCAACCATTATTTTAAAACACCGTATTAACACTGTTGAATTTTATACCCTTTATGGGCATTTAAGTTTGGCTTCTATTGAAGATTTAAAGGTTAATCAAGTTTTTAAACAAGGAGAACAAATAGGTGCTCTAGGCGATACCGTAGTAAATGGCGATTACCCGTCACATTTGCATTTTCAAATTATAAGGGATTTGCAAGGTTTTAATGGTGATTATCCTGGGGTTTGTAATATAACCGATTTAGATTTTTATTTAGATAATTGCCCCAACCCGAATTTGTTGTTGAAGCTATAA